In Herbinix luporum, a single window of DNA contains:
- a CDS encoding DUF885 domain-containing protein, whose translation MFKKIFIQKRLKLYLILCLIFLFSFFTFGCNKSSDIESQQSKFDQFIHKVFVNEVQSDALSLHYTLSRPEEFGIEPSEVTLGEYSIIRLKEELMTSKEYLKELKEFDYDSLTLDQQLTYDILHNYLETELELGNYLYYFESLGPTTGLQAQLPILLAEYNFYDKDDIERYLDLLPCVYDYFEDISEFEKEKSEKGLFMSDAVADRIIQQCEAFIANPDENLLIEYFDEKIESFQNLTDEERKTYKNENKKRVLEYIIPSYELIIDVLQELKGSGKNNAGLYYYPEGKAYYKALAKIKSGSSRSLNDIIKMLETNINDDIMEITNLAILEPSLLNTVESFTAFPLTDPETILEDLKKNIVDDFPEPVDVNCEIKYVHESLSDYLSPAMYLVPAIDNYTDNNIYINGNDLETLSTIYPTVAHEGYPGHLYQNVYFRSLNPAPIRNLLNFVGYDEGWATYVEYLSYSYAGIDPKLASLLEINNRVLLMIHARADIGIHYEGWTKDKAVTYISQYTGDMDVAEAIYNRLLEEPAIYLPYAIGYLEIIELKNIAQEKLGDDFNLKEFHKFLLDIGPAQFGIIEDHIEVWLSNKEIASK comes from the coding sequence ATGTTTAAAAAAATATTTATTCAAAAAAGACTAAAATTGTATTTGATATTATGCTTAATTTTCTTATTTTCTTTTTTTACTTTTGGATGTAATAAGTCTTCCGATATTGAAAGTCAACAAAGTAAATTTGATCAATTTATTCATAAGGTTTTTGTTAATGAGGTCCAAAGCGATGCCTTATCCCTTCATTACACTCTTTCCCGTCCTGAAGAGTTTGGAATTGAACCTTCAGAAGTTACTTTAGGGGAATACAGTATCATAAGATTGAAGGAAGAACTCATGACATCTAAGGAGTACTTAAAGGAGCTAAAAGAATTTGATTATGATTCATTAACTTTAGATCAGCAGCTTACTTATGATATTTTACATAATTATCTGGAGACAGAATTGGAACTGGGTAATTATTTATATTATTTTGAAAGCCTTGGTCCTACTACCGGACTTCAGGCTCAGCTGCCTATACTTCTTGCTGAATATAATTTTTATGATAAAGATGATATAGAAAGATACCTGGATTTACTTCCCTGTGTATATGATTATTTTGAGGATATAAGCGAATTTGAAAAAGAAAAGTCTGAAAAAGGCCTTTTTATGTCAGATGCCGTTGCCGACCGTATTATCCAACAATGTGAAGCCTTTATTGCCAACCCAGATGAGAACCTTCTTATAGAATATTTTGATGAAAAAATTGAATCTTTCCAAAACCTTACCGATGAAGAAAGAAAAACTTATAAAAATGAAAATAAAAAGAGAGTTCTTGAATATATTATTCCTTCTTATGAGCTTATAATAGATGTTCTTCAAGAATTAAAAGGTAGCGGAAAAAATAATGCCGGCCTATATTATTATCCGGAAGGTAAGGCTTATTACAAGGCCTTGGCTAAAATTAAATCCGGATCTAGTAGAAGCCTTAATGATATTATTAAAATGCTTGAAACTAATATTAATGACGATATTATGGAAATTACTAATTTAGCCATACTTGAGCCTTCACTTTTAAACACGGTGGAGTCCTTTACTGCCTTCCCTCTGACAGATCCCGAAACTATATTAGAGGATTTAAAAAAGAATATAGTAGATGATTTTCCGGAACCGGTTGATGTAAATTGTGAGATAAAATATGTTCATGAATCCTTGTCTGATTATTTAAGTCCTGCCATGTACTTGGTTCCGGCAATTGATAATTATACAGATAATAATATCTATATCAATGGGAATGACCTTGAAACCTTATCTACTATTTATCCTACAGTGGCCCATGAAGGCTATCCGGGACATCTTTATCAAAATGTATATTTTAGAAGCCTAAATCCCGCTCCCATAAGAAATCTACTTAACTTTGTAGGTTATGATGAGGGATGGGCCACATATGTGGAGTATCTTTCTTACTCTTATGCAGGGATAGATCCAAAACTTGCATCTTTATTGGAGATAAACAACAGAGTTCTTCTTATGATACATGCCAGGGCTGATATAGGTATTCATTATGAAGGATGGACTAAGGACAAAGCCGTTACATATATTAGCCAATATACCGGTGATATGGATGTAGCTGAAGCTATTTATAATAGACTTTTAGAGGAACCTGCTATTTATCTTCCTTATGCAATAGGGTACCTTGAAATTATAGAATTGAAAAATATTGCCCAAGAGAAACTGGGGGATGATTTTAATCTTAAGGAATTTCACAAATTTTTGCTGGATATCGGTCCCGCTCAATTTGGAATAATTGAAGATCATATTGAAGTATGGTTAAGTAATAAAGAAATTGCTAGCAAATAA
- a CDS encoding P-loop NTPase family protein, with the protein MEKLLAIYDPEILYASRLMEYFRKSEWEGFEILLFTGMDHLTDFLKYQKLEILLYGGEALLDKLSLDNVRYIFLLSSNNKPIRDKYQRIYKYQSASKIKSDILSSYTRLEDNNKKAAYDDVRFISIYPPVSGPEKLTFAWFLAKELSNNYKVLFISMEMLATSFITGDEVISQSMSEYLYYLKESKEGLDTKLKSYLSYSEKLSYLSGLSHGFDLLSLSKEDIVRLMDMLKEQGDYELVIFYLGFYSEASMEILNRSTDVYIALCDIPYEEFVYKEWERQMELIGLINHQCKYRKIKLSSLYQGAGSNPLHEISISAIKPLAKEMAKHM; encoded by the coding sequence TTGGAGAAATTATTGGCTATATATGACCCGGAGATTTTGTATGCCAGCAGGTTAATGGAGTATTTTAGAAAGTCAGAATGGGAAGGATTTGAGATATTACTGTTTACTGGAATGGATCACCTAACTGATTTTTTAAAATATCAAAAGCTTGAAATCTTATTGTATGGAGGGGAGGCTCTTTTAGATAAGCTATCACTGGATAATGTAAGATATATTTTTTTACTAAGCAGTAATAATAAGCCTATTAGGGATAAATATCAAAGGATTTATAAGTACCAATCTGCAAGTAAGATTAAATCAGATATTTTATCATCCTACACAAGGCTTGAAGATAATAATAAGAAAGCAGCTTATGATGATGTACGATTTATATCAATCTATCCGCCGGTTTCAGGACCTGAAAAATTAACTTTTGCTTGGTTCTTGGCAAAAGAACTATCTAATAATTATAAGGTATTGTTTATATCTATGGAGATGTTAGCCACATCCTTTATTACAGGGGATGAAGTTATAAGTCAATCTATGTCAGAGTATTTATATTATCTAAAGGAAAGTAAGGAAGGTCTAGATACTAAACTGAAATCCTATCTAAGTTATTCTGAGAAATTATCTTATCTTTCAGGATTATCCCATGGTTTTGATTTACTTTCTTTAAGCAAAGAAGATATAGTAAGATTAATGGATATGCTTAAGGAGCAGGGGGATTATGAATTAGTGATTTTCTATCTTGGATTTTATTCGGAAGCCTCCATGGAGATTCTAAATAGAAGTACTGATGTCTATATTGCCCTTTGCGACATTCCATATGAAGAATTTGTATATAAAGAATGGGAAAGACAGATGGAGCTTATAGGCCTAATAAACCATCAATGTAAATACCGTAAAATAAAACTTTCAAGCTTATATCAAGGAGCCGGGTCAAATCCTCTACATGAAATTAGTATATCTGCCATTAAACCCTTGGCAAAAGAAATGGCTAAACATATGTAA
- a CDS encoding pro-sigmaK processing inhibitor BofA family protein: MEKIVLAIIILVCIVIIGICIAKKRPDLIVDFLLRASLGTAGIYLLDFIIGLGGYNVNVGVNVITILANGFLGLPGFILLYGLAFYYSMS, from the coding sequence ATGGAAAAGATTGTACTGGCTATTATTATACTTGTATGTATAGTTATTATAGGAATATGTATTGCCAAGAAGAGACCTGATTTAATAGTAGATTTTTTGCTTAGGGCTTCTTTAGGAACCGCAGGTATATATTTGTTGGATTTTATAATAGGTTTGGGAGGTTATAATGTTAACGTTGGGGTTAATGTAATTACTATATTAGCCAATGGGTTTTTAGGATTGCCTGGTTTTATTCTTCTTTATGGACTTGCCTTTTATTACTCCATGAGCTGA
- a CDS encoding DUF6240 domain-containing protein: MKNIVTNTDIDLIMEILRQARPIKAAVQKEESNNTLSSKEIEYNNSPRSYLKGPDTDGGLMLSRKNRKIYLQKKDEYFQEIKKHINDILNRLTEQDYKKLLDEGFQVEDLTVESLAGAIKMIKDFNNINKEKKEEASPKNKDKKISDDELNEKMKAYNIPVSDEAKDRIKEALNLSESIQNIEKKDILYLIGKNLPPTIENIYKARYSSKNNEANNKLSDADWDELIPKVSDFLNKVGIQLSNDTLDKARWLVENNLSLSKENINYITGLEKLARNYDKGMILERIFKGMGKGILPGDVPLLDENIEDKDVNRLLEDIHSINDEDIINSVKDRQEINIKNLVNSKEAEELDVEQEYEKMPADQKVKFITAKKQLEEIRLKMTAEAALRLEKKGFSIDTKPLEEVVEKLRQEEESYYKELLEQAEIKADEEKINLLRNTTESLKELKIIPAHVLGATLYDIEKHTISGLIGTGRSILIDLEKAKESYEALFTQPRTDYGDSIQKAFDNMESLMEEMGIEDTSYNKRAIRILGYNRMEITKEAIEEVKAYDLQVNYLIKNMNPALAVKIIKDGLNPMDLPIEELNYRLDKIREEESFSSIEKYSTYLYKLEKESKISEAERKAYIGIYRLLYQIEKSDGAALGAVIKSEREVTLNNLLTALRTMKKGKMDYNVDDNFGGLKELSFEKETISDQLGAVFSEQASQRNIHRSIIKQLLEEMNPGKLQRLHINNTDEEVQAQQNLWDTLGNMPIEKLLDQIKAMETNPGDDQAYFYEKLNQLRKIYENCDQAIHFLNNFKIPCTTGNLIMAEQILNNSMDVYKKLLHRNLKKKSQLTDKLIDKKTINEAYEQLEQEAKDIIEEKAKADDIDSFKLNELRNMGLQMQFIKTLGKREFYQLPLEMSGKLTNINLTIIRGKSDAGKVTVTLSSDKLGNIKAEARLKENTLSGYFACDHKDSISILKTKEDLLNSLLKEENLEIKQLNFYLQQAAKDIYGYQNTWESEGSSNPETERILYRVAKALIYMIKTAEEEL; encoded by the coding sequence ATGAAGAATATTGTTACTAACACAGATATAGATCTTATTATGGAAATATTACGTCAGGCCAGGCCTATAAAGGCAGCAGTACAAAAGGAAGAGAGTAATAATACTCTTAGTTCAAAAGAAATAGAGTATAATAACAGCCCTAGATCCTATTTAAAAGGCCCTGATACAGATGGAGGGCTTATGCTTTCTAGAAAGAATAGAAAAATATATCTGCAAAAAAAAGATGAGTATTTTCAAGAAATAAAAAAGCATATAAATGATATTTTAAATAGATTAACAGAACAGGATTATAAAAAGCTTTTAGATGAGGGATTTCAAGTTGAGGATTTAACGGTTGAATCCCTGGCAGGGGCCATAAAGATGATTAAGGATTTTAACAATATTAATAAAGAAAAAAAAGAGGAAGCTTCCCCTAAAAACAAGGATAAAAAAATATCAGATGATGAACTTAATGAAAAAATGAAAGCTTATAATATTCCTGTTAGCGATGAAGCCAAGGATAGGATTAAAGAGGCATTAAACTTAAGTGAGAGTATTCAAAACATAGAGAAAAAAGATATTTTATATCTAATAGGAAAAAATTTGCCGCCCACCATTGAAAATATATATAAGGCAAGATATAGCAGTAAGAATAATGAGGCAAACAATAAATTATCCGATGCTGATTGGGATGAGCTAATACCTAAGGTAAGCGACTTTCTTAATAAAGTAGGCATACAGCTTAGTAATGACACCCTAGATAAAGCCAGATGGCTGGTTGAAAATAATCTTTCCTTATCAAAGGAAAATATAAATTACATAACAGGTTTAGAAAAGCTGGCGAGAAATTATGATAAGGGTATGATTTTAGAGAGGATTTTTAAGGGAATGGGAAAGGGAATCCTTCCCGGAGATGTTCCTTTGTTAGATGAAAATATAGAAGATAAGGATGTAAACAGGCTACTTGAAGATATCCATAGCATTAATGATGAAGATATAATAAATTCTGTAAAAGATAGGCAAGAAATTAATATAAAAAATTTAGTAAACAGTAAAGAAGCAGAAGAATTAGATGTAGAGCAGGAATATGAAAAGATGCCTGCAGACCAAAAGGTTAAGTTTATTACTGCTAAGAAACAATTGGAAGAAATTCGATTAAAAATGACAGCTGAAGCAGCATTAAGACTTGAAAAAAAGGGGTTTTCTATTGACACCAAGCCTTTAGAAGAAGTTGTTGAAAAACTCAGGCAAGAAGAAGAAAGCTATTATAAGGAGCTGTTAGAACAAGCAGAAATTAAGGCCGATGAAGAAAAAATTAATTTATTAAGAAATACCACAGAAAGTCTCAAAGAGTTAAAAATTATACCCGCTCATGTTTTAGGAGCAACTCTTTATGATATAGAAAAGCATACTATATCAGGACTTATAGGTACAGGAAGAAGCATCCTTATAGACTTAGAAAAGGCAAAAGAATCATACGAGGCCTTATTTACACAGCCAAGAACAGATTATGGGGACAGTATCCAGAAGGCTTTTGATAATATGGAATCTCTTATGGAGGAAATGGGTATTGAAGATACTTCATATAACAAAAGGGCCATAAGAATATTAGGATATAACCGGATGGAGATTACTAAAGAAGCAATAGAAGAGGTTAAAGCTTATGACCTTCAGGTTAATTATTTAATAAAAAATATGAATCCTGCCTTAGCAGTTAAAATTATAAAAGACGGACTTAATCCTATGGATCTTCCCATAGAAGAATTAAATTATCGTCTTGATAAGATAAGGGAGGAAGAAAGCTTTTCATCCATTGAAAAGTATAGCACATATCTTTACAAGTTAGAAAAGGAAAGCAAAATATCAGAAGCTGAGAGAAAAGCCTATATAGGAATTTATAGACTCCTATATCAAATTGAAAAATCTGATGGAGCCGCCCTAGGTGCAGTAATAAAATCAGAAAGAGAGGTAACCTTAAATAACCTTTTAACAGCCCTGCGGACCATGAAAAAAGGAAAAATGGACTATAATGTTGATGATAATTTTGGTGGTCTAAAAGAGCTATCATTTGAAAAGGAAACCATATCTGATCAATTAGGGGCGGTATTTTCAGAGCAAGCTAGCCAAAGAAATATTCATAGGTCCATAATAAAGCAGCTTTTAGAAGAGATGAATCCTGGAAAGTTACAAAGACTTCATATAAATAATACTGATGAAGAAGTACAAGCACAGCAAAATCTTTGGGATACCCTAGGTAATATGCCCATTGAGAAGCTCCTTGATCAGATAAAGGCTATGGAGACAAATCCAGGAGATGATCAGGCATATTTTTATGAAAAATTAAATCAGTTAAGGAAAATATATGAAAACTGTGACCAAGCAATTCATTTCCTCAATAACTTTAAAATTCCTTGTACTACAGGTAACCTAATAATGGCAGAGCAGATTTTAAATAACAGTATGGATGTCTATAAAAAACTTTTACATAGAAACCTTAAGAAAAAGAGCCAATTAACCGATAAATTAATAGACAAGAAGACTATAAATGAGGCATATGAGCAGCTTGAGCAGGAGGCAAAGGATATTATTGAGGAAAAAGCAAAAGCAGATGATATAGATTCTTTTAAGCTTAATGAGTTAAGAAATATGGGATTACAGATGCAATTTATAAAAACCTTAGGAAAAAGGGAATTTTATCAGCTTCCTCTAGAAATGTCAGGGAAATTAACTAATATTAATCTGACTATTATAAGGGGTAAATCTGATGCCGGAAAGGTAACAGTTACACTTTCATCGGACAAATTGGGAAATATCAAGGCAGAAGCTAGATTAAAGGAAAATACCCTCAGTGGATATTTTGCCTGTGACCATAAAGATAGTATATCTATACTTAAGACTAAAGAAGACTTACTAAATTCCTTATTAAAGGAAGAGAATTTAGAAATAAAACAGCTTAATTTCTACCTGCAACAAGCAGCCAAAGACATATACGGATACCAAAACACCTGGGAATCGGAAGGAAGCAGCAACCCTGAGACTGAGCGTATCTTGTATAGGGTTGCAAAAGCCTTAATATATATGATTAAAACAGCTGAGGAAGAATTATAA
- a CDS encoding flagellar export chaperone FliS encodes MNKEAIQSFTARISQASRSELVVILYEITLAKIEEAEKFFKDNNLREFDRELRGAQKCVSELMSSLDYRYKISYDLQSLYMYTNKHIITAIVKQNPISLQYAKSILQKLLVGFVEVSKADKSGPIMQNTQQLYAGLTYSKGTLNETFIDPANKSRGFIA; translated from the coding sequence ATGAATAAAGAGGCCATTCAATCATTTACTGCCAGGATTAGTCAGGCATCTAGAAGTGAATTGGTAGTAATCTTATATGAAATAACCTTGGCTAAAATTGAAGAGGCCGAGAAGTTTTTTAAAGATAATAATCTAAGGGAGTTTGACAGGGAACTTAGAGGGGCACAAAAATGTGTAAGTGAGCTTATGTCATCCCTAGATTATAGATACAAGATTTCCTATGACTTACAGAGCCTATATATGTATACCAATAAGCATATTATTACTGCCATAGTAAAACAAAATCCTATAAGCTTACAGTATGCAAAATCTATACTTCAGAAGTTATTAGTAGGATTTGTAGAAGTCAGTAAGGCTGATAAAAGCGGTCCTATTATGCAAAATACTCAGCAGCTTTATGCCGGCTTAACCTATTCGAAAGGAACTTTAAATGAAACATTTATTGATCCGGCTAATAAAAGCCGAGGATTTATTGCATAA
- the metG gene encoding methionine--tRNA ligase produces the protein MSKKPYYITTAIAYTSGKPHIGNTYEIVLADSIARFKRWEGYDVFFQTGTDEHGQKIELKANEAGISPKEYVDKIAGDIKNIWDLMNTSYDKFIRTTDTDHERQVQKIFKKLYEQGDIYKGFYEGMYCTPCESFFTQSQLKEGKCPDCGREVQAAKEEAYFLKLSKYADRLIEHIKENSEFIQPESRKHEMMNNFLIPGLQDLCVSRTSFKWGIPVDFDDKHVIYVWLDALSNYITGIGYDVDGNSSQQFKKYWPANLHLIGKDILRFHTIYWPITLMALGLPLPKQIFGHPWLLQGSSGDKMSKSKGNVLYADDLVKIFGVDAVRYFVLHEMPFDNDGTITWELLVERINSDLANTLGNLVNRTISMSNKYFEGIVSDGKVVEAVDEQLKGLALQTPSKVIAKMEKLRVADAISEIFNLFKRCNKYIDETMPWILAKDEEKKARLATVLYNLVESICIGASLLKPFMPETADKILSQLSAKARSIEEINDFGLYPSGTRVTEKPEILFARLDIKEVLKQVEESKEKEEQVEENQAGQGSKDIIDIEAKPEITYDDFAKLQFQIGEIIACEEVKKSKKLLCSQVKIGSQVKQIVSGIKGHYTAQEMVGKKVMVVTNLKPAKLAGLVSEGMLLCAEDLEGNLSLMIPERPMPSGAEIS, from the coding sequence ATGAGTAAAAAGCCATATTATATTACAACAGCCATAGCTTATACCTCAGGCAAGCCACATATAGGCAATACCTATGAAATTGTATTGGCTGACAGTATTGCCAGATTTAAACGCTGGGAAGGCTATGATGTATTTTTTCAGACCGGTACGGACGAACATGGTCAAAAAATTGAATTAAAGGCCAATGAGGCCGGTATAAGTCCTAAAGAATATGTAGATAAAATAGCCGGAGATATTAAGAATATCTGGGATCTAATGAACACATCCTATGATAAATTTATTCGAACTACAGACACGGATCATGAGAGACAGGTTCAAAAGATTTTTAAGAAGTTATATGAACAGGGAGATATTTATAAGGGATTTTATGAAGGTATGTATTGTACCCCCTGCGAATCATTTTTTACCCAATCACAGCTAAAGGAAGGAAAATGCCCGGACTGTGGAAGGGAAGTACAGGCTGCTAAGGAGGAAGCATATTTTCTTAAGTTAAGTAAATATGCTGACCGTTTAATAGAACATATTAAGGAAAATTCAGAGTTTATTCAGCCTGAATCTAGAAAACATGAGATGATGAATAATTTCCTTATACCGGGTCTTCAGGATTTATGTGTTTCTAGAACATCATTTAAATGGGGTATTCCTGTAGACTTTGATGATAAACATGTTATATATGTCTGGCTAGACGCTTTAAGCAATTATATTACCGGTATAGGATACGATGTGGACGGTAACAGCAGCCAGCAATTTAAAAAATACTGGCCTGCTAATTTACACCTAATAGGTAAAGATATATTAAGATTCCATACCATTTATTGGCCTATTACCTTGATGGCATTAGGCTTACCTCTTCCAAAACAGATTTTTGGCCATCCATGGCTTTTACAGGGCAGCTCCGGAGATAAGATGAGCAAATCAAAAGGAAATGTCCTTTATGCTGACGATCTTGTGAAAATCTTTGGGGTAGATGCCGTAAGATATTTTGTTCTTCATGAGATGCCCTTTGATAATGACGGAACAATTACCTGGGAGCTTTTAGTTGAAAGGATTAATTCTGACCTGGCCAATACCCTAGGTAACCTTGTGAATCGTACAATATCCATGTCAAATAAATATTTTGAGGGAATAGTTAGTGACGGTAAGGTGGTAGAAGCGGTTGATGAGCAGTTAAAAGGACTGGCACTTCAAACACCAAGCAAGGTTATTGCAAAAATGGAAAAGCTTAGGGTTGCCGATGCAATCAGTGAAATATTTAATCTCTTTAAACGTTGTAATAAATATATTGATGAAACTATGCCTTGGATTTTGGCCAAGGATGAGGAAAAGAAGGCACGTCTTGCCACAGTTTTATATAACCTAGTAGAAAGTATCTGTATAGGTGCAAGCCTTCTAAAACCCTTTATGCCGGAGACAGCAGATAAAATATTATCTCAGCTTTCAGCCAAGGCAAGATCCATTGAAGAAATAAATGATTTTGGCCTATATCCTTCAGGAACAAGGGTAACCGAAAAGCCTGAGATATTATTTGCCAGATTGGATATTAAAGAGGTTTTAAAACAGGTAGAAGAAAGTAAGGAAAAAGAAGAACAGGTAGAAGAAAACCAGGCAGGTCAAGGAAGTAAGGATATTATAGATATAGAAGCTAAGCCGGAAATAACCTACGATGATTTTGCTAAGTTGCAATTTCAAATAGGGGAAATCATTGCCTGTGAAGAAGTAAAAAAATCTAAGAAGCTCTTATGCTCTCAGGTTAAGATTGGATCCCAGGTAAAACAGATTGTATCCGGAATTAAGGGTCACTATACTGCCCAAGAGATGGTAGGTAAAAAGGTTATGGTTGTTACCAACTTAAAACCGGCAAAACTGGCAGGGCTTGTATCAGAAGGCATGCTTCTTTGTGCAGAAGATTTGGAAGGAAATTTATCCTTAATGATTCCCGAAAGACCCATGCCATCAGGAGCAGAGATTAGTTAA
- a CDS encoding YaaL family protein, protein MRLFSKKKAPKEDFLLKEINKTKMALEAAYSQFEYVVDPDLIDSCIYELNAIQNRYKYLLKQAKASEKNYIESKS, encoded by the coding sequence ATGAGATTATTCTCCAAGAAGAAAGCCCCAAAAGAAGATTTTTTATTGAAAGAAATTAACAAGACAAAGATGGCTTTAGAAGCAGCATACTCACAGTTTGAATACGTTGTTGACCCCGATTTAATTGACAGCTGCATCTATGAGCTTAATGCTATACAAAATCGATATAAATACTTGCTAAAGCAAGCTAAGGCCTCCGAAAAAAACTATATAGAATCAAAATCTTAA
- a CDS encoding flagellin N-terminal helical domain-containing protein — translation MRINHNISALKANNQLARTNKLLDASLKRLSSGYRINSAADDSAGLAISEKMKTQISGLEQASRNASDGISVIQTAEGALIEVESMLQRMRELAVQSANGIYTIEDRKAIQAEIDQLNEEINRISENTEFNTMTLLDGNIDRKSFSSNNKVNLIALSDTVGIGNYAIKITQDARQAVVVGGSVDFGEGDYTPTTRKISASEAGSININGETVKVNEGDTVDEVFQKLRDVCDSVNVNVFAANSDAVPDTDTNHDLAGYTSKQLAGGDKLIFVSREYGSDQKITIHCDKPELSKLLGLTVKGVEARGIDAKAEIDLDKGKPESLFENTATVSIRGNKITVSDRNNFKMIFEVDPGSVKTEFTDATINGPEDDFTQGGIGEEEKSIDITVSVLDAGPMDLQIGANEGQTMSIRIPRVTPRTLGIDKINIGTADGAQRAIALLDNAINEVSAIRSKLGAYQNRLEHSISNLDVTAENMTESLSRIEDVDMAEEMAEYTQKNVLAQAGTSMLAQANMRPQNILSLLQQ, via the coding sequence ATGAGAATTAACCATAATATTTCTGCATTAAAAGCTAATAATCAGCTGGCAAGAACCAATAAGTTACTGGATGCCAGCCTAAAAAGATTATCCTCAGGTTATCGCATCAATAGTGCGGCTGATGATTCTGCGGGACTGGCTATATCTGAGAAAATGAAAACACAGATTTCAGGTTTGGAACAGGCCTCTAGAAATGCTTCTGATGGTATTTCCGTAATACAGACTGCAGAAGGAGCTCTTATTGAAGTAGAGTCCATGCTGCAGAGAATGAGAGAATTGGCAGTGCAATCAGCCAACGGAATATACACTATTGAGGATAGAAAAGCCATTCAAGCAGAAATCGATCAGTTAAATGAAGAGATTAACCGTATTTCTGAAAATACAGAGTTTAATACAATGACTTTACTAGACGGTAATATTGATAGAAAATCATTTTCCAGTAATAATAAGGTTAATTTGATTGCCTTATCAGATACAGTAGGAATCGGAAACTATGCAATAAAAATTACACAGGATGCCAGACAGGCAGTAGTGGTAGGTGGTTCTGTGGATTTTGGTGAAGGTGATTATACACCTACAACAAGAAAAATATCTGCTTCTGAGGCAGGTTCTATTAATATAAACGGTGAAACAGTTAAGGTAAACGAAGGGGATACCGTAGACGAGGTATTCCAAAAATTAAGAGATGTATGTGATAGTGTAAATGTCAATGTGTTTGCGGCAAATAGTGATGCAGTTCCTGATACAGATACTAATCATGATTTGGCCGGATATACCAGTAAGCAGTTAGCCGGAGGAGATAAATTAATCTTTGTATCCAGGGAGTACGGTTCAGATCAGAAAATTACCATACATTGTGATAAACCGGAATTAAGCAAGTTGTTGGGGTTAACCGTAAAAGGTGTAGAAGCCAGGGGAATAGATGCGAAAGCTGAGATAGACTTAGATAAGGGTAAACCGGAATCTCTTTTTGAAAACACTGCTACTGTATCTATTCGCGGTAATAAAATCACAGTTTCTGACAGAAATAATTTTAAAATGATATTTGAAGTGGATCCGGGTTCGGTAAAAACTGAGTTTACAGATGCTACAATAAATGGCCCGGAAGATGATTTCACACAGGGGGGAATTGGTGAAGAGGAGAAATCCATTGATATAACCGTATCAGTACTAGATGCAGGTCCAATGGATCTTCAAATCGGTGCCAATGAGGGTCAGACCATGTCAATCCGCATACCTAGGGTTACCCCCAGGACTCTTGGAATTGATAAAATAAATATAGGTACCGCTGACGGAGCACAAAGGGCAATTGCTTTACTGGATAATGCCATTAATGAAGTTTCGGCCATAAGATCAAAACTGGGAGCCTATCAAAACCGCCTGGAGCATTCCATATCCAATCTTGATGTAACAGCAGAAAACATGACAGAATCTTTATCCCGTATTGAAGATGTAGATATGGCTGAGGAGATGGCAGAGTATACACAAAAAAATGTTTTGGCACAAGCCGGAACCTCCATGCTGGCACAGGCAAATATGAGGCCTCAAAATATACTATCCTTGTTACAACAATAA